A genomic segment from Agromyces sp. CF514 encodes:
- a CDS encoding GNAT family N-acetyltransferase, with amino-acid sequence MTDVSLEPWSDDDLDVLRRANTPDLMDQMGGPETDEQVVARHARYLRLHAEGAASHFRIVIPGHPEGVGMVGYWQHEHAGEPALESGWSVEAEYRGLGIAPAAVRAMLDVARAAGETLPVHAYPRVDNLPSNAVCRKAGFDLLGPLEFEIKPGIVLHTNDWVFDLAAREAPLA; translated from the coding sequence ATGACGGATGTCTCGCTCGAACCCTGGTCCGACGACGACCTCGACGTGCTCAGGCGCGCGAACACGCCCGACCTCATGGACCAGATGGGCGGGCCCGAGACCGACGAGCAGGTCGTCGCGCGCCACGCCAGGTACCTGCGCCTGCATGCCGAAGGCGCGGCGAGCCACTTCCGCATCGTGATCCCCGGGCATCCCGAGGGCGTCGGCATGGTCGGCTACTGGCAGCACGAGCACGCGGGCGAGCCGGCGCTCGAATCCGGGTGGTCGGTCGAGGCGGAGTACCGCGGGCTGGGCATCGCGCCCGCGGCCGTGCGCGCCATGCTCGACGTCGCACGCGCCGCCGGCGAGACGCTGCCCGTGCACGCGTATCCCCGCGTCGACAACCTCCCGTCGAACGCGGTCTGCCGAAAGGCCGGCTTCGACCTGCTCGGTCCGCTCGAGTTCGAGATCAAGCCGGGCATCGTGCTGCACACGAACGACTGGGTGTTCGACCTCGCCGCTCGCGAGGCGCCCCTGGCGTAG
- a CDS encoding MerR family transcriptional regulator, giving the protein MDWSIQEIAKLAGTTSRTLRHYDDIGLLAPARIGPNGYRYYDAEALVRLQRILLLRELGLGLPAVADVLEREDRAPHALRSHLEWLRGEQHRLARQIVSVEKTIDALEGGERLMAEQMFDGFDHTEYKEEVEQRWGEDAYAKSDAWWRSMTADERRAWQQRLASLNADWVAAGERGIYPAGDEAQALAQRHFEWLRGIPGTPGGAAAGPSREYFLGLAEMYVADERFGANYGGTDGARFVRDAMTAYAERNL; this is encoded by the coding sequence GTGGACTGGTCGATCCAGGAGATCGCGAAGCTCGCCGGAACCACGAGTCGCACGCTGCGTCACTACGACGACATCGGGCTGCTCGCGCCGGCGCGCATCGGCCCGAACGGCTACCGCTACTACGACGCCGAGGCGCTCGTCAGGCTGCAGCGCATCCTGCTGCTGCGCGAGCTCGGCCTCGGCCTCCCCGCGGTCGCCGACGTGCTCGAGCGCGAGGACCGCGCACCCCATGCCCTGCGGAGCCACCTCGAGTGGCTGCGCGGGGAGCAGCACCGGCTGGCACGGCAGATCGTGTCGGTCGAGAAGACCATCGACGCATTGGAAGGAGGTGAACGACTCATGGCAGAGCAGATGTTCGACGGGTTCGACCACACCGAGTACAAGGAGGAGGTCGAGCAGCGTTGGGGCGAGGACGCCTACGCGAAGAGCGACGCGTGGTGGCGCTCGATGACCGCCGACGAGAGGCGGGCCTGGCAGCAACGGCTGGCATCGCTGAACGCCGACTGGGTCGCCGCGGGCGAACGCGGCATCTACCCGGCGGGCGACGAGGCGCAGGCGCTCGCGCAGCGCCACTTCGAGTGGCTCCGCGGCATCCCGGGAACGCCCGGCGGCGCCGCGGCCGGCCCCAGCAGGGAGTACTTCCTCGGCCTCGCCGAGATGTACGTGGCCGACGAGCGCTTCGGCGCGAACTACGGCGGCACCGACGGCGCCCGGTTCGTGCGCGACGCGATGACGGCGTACGCCGAGCGCAACCTGTAG
- a CDS encoding PadR family transcriptional regulator, translating into MTPVFAHGSLRLYLLALLDERSRHGYELIQALSEQFGGTYTPSAGTIYPRLAKLEEEGLVTKAADGRKTVYEITAAGRAELESRRHELDDIENEVTDSVRRLADGVRAEVNDAMRSLRAELASAAREAKRAATTTTAGASSTSGGAGGTSATGSGSGSGSAESDRIASERALQEADLAITEFRQQLRTDLRTHRDRVRPEAVTLLKARLAQVRADVLATFADR; encoded by the coding sequence ATGACCCCCGTCTTCGCGCACGGCAGCCTGCGCCTCTACCTGCTCGCCCTGCTCGACGAGCGGTCGCGGCACGGGTACGAGCTGATCCAGGCACTGAGCGAGCAGTTCGGCGGCACCTACACGCCGAGTGCGGGCACGATCTATCCCCGGCTCGCCAAGCTCGAAGAAGAGGGACTCGTCACCAAGGCCGCCGACGGGCGCAAGACCGTCTACGAGATCACGGCCGCGGGCCGTGCAGAACTCGAGTCGCGTCGCCACGAGCTCGACGACATCGAGAACGAGGTCACCGACTCGGTGCGACGTCTCGCCGACGGCGTGCGCGCCGAGGTGAACGACGCCATGCGCTCGCTGCGCGCCGAACTCGCGAGCGCGGCCCGCGAGGCCAAGCGCGCGGCCACGACCACGACGGCGGGCGCGAGCTCGACGTCGGGGGGTGCGGGCGGTACGTCGGCCACGGGTTCGGGGTCGGGTTCGGGGTCGGCCGAGAGCGATCGCATCGCATCCGAGCGGGCGCTCCAGGAGGCCGACCTCGCCATCACGGAGTTCCGCCAGCAGCTGCGCACCGACCTGCGCACGCATCGCGATCGCGTGCGCCCCGAGGCGGTCACGCTGCTCAA